The Ochotona princeps isolate mOchPri1 chromosome 1, mOchPri1.hap1, whole genome shotgun sequence genome has a segment encoding these proteins:
- the LOC105942630 gene encoding putative vomeronasal receptor-like protein 4, producing MLLKNVYFFQAGIGIFANTFLLVFHIFTIHQLHRPRPTDITTSHLAFVHIVMLLTGLLILSEDLFQLLNFSNALKCKLLFYVSRMTRNLSISTTCLLSIIQVITISPSSFCLSRFKQKLTNYIIIAFCCFWSLNLSSNSHMIIYTVAHSNKTNLLTVSKYCSLSMMNSVVMALFLSLSLFQNIFFVGIMLLSSMFMIIFLCSHHRKSEYLHSMRISPAKRATCTVLVLVSFFVIMYCVDIIISSFSTVLQKYEPAFLDVQAVVGNVYAVVSPLVLISSDKRIIVILQKLTEMIIVLSS from the coding sequence ATGttacttaaaaatgtatattttttccaaGCTGGAATTGGAATCTTTGCCAATAccttcctccttgtcttccacatcttcacaatCCACCAGCTTCATAGGCCAAGGCCCACTGATATAACTACCTCTCATTTAGCTTTTGTCCACATTGTAATGCTACTTACTGGACTACTCATTTTATCTGAAGACTTGTTCCAATTGTTGAATTTTTCAAATGCATTGAAATGTAAGCTTTTGTTCTACGTGAGTAGAATGACACGGAATCTCTCCATCTCCACTACCTGCCTTTTGAGCATCATTCAGgtcatcaccatcagtcccagctccttctgctTGTCAAGATTTAAACAGAAGCTCACAAATTATATTATCATTGCTTTCTGCTGTTTTTGGTCCCTCAACCTGTCTTCCAATAGCCACATGATCATCTACACTGTAGCTCATTCCAACAAGACCAATCTACTCACTGTCAGTAAGTACTGCTCACTTTCCATGATGAACTCTGTCGTCATGGCActatttctctcactttctttgttcCAGAACATCTTCTTTGTAGGTATCATGCTGCTGTCCAGCATGTTCATGATAATTTTCTTATGTAGCCATCACAGGAAGTCTGAGTACCTTCATAGCATGAGAATTTCCCCAGCAAAACGGGCCACTTGTACTGTCTTAGTGTTggtgagtttctttgtgattatgtactGTGTGGATATCATCATCTCATCGTTCTCAACTGTATTGCAGAAATATGAACCTGCATTCCTGGATGTGCAGGCAGTTGTGGGAAATGTCTATGCAGTTGTGAGTCCATTGGTGCTTATCAGTTCTGATAAAAGAATAATTGTCATTCTGCAAAAGTTGACTGAAATGATAATAGTTTTGTCAAGTTga